A window of Paraburkholderia sp. ZP32-5 genomic DNA:
ATCGGCCTGATGCTGTCGCCCGTCGCAAGTTCGAGTGCGACCGTGTTCGTTCTGTCGATGGCCGGCTTGTCCGCGGCGGGTCTCTACCTGGCGACGAAACGATCGATGGGCTACATGTGGATACTATCGACGGCACTGGCCATATTCGTCGTCACAACGGCCCACGCTAACCCAAACGTTGAACTGCACGGCGTCGCGTCGTCCTTGTGGCTCAATGCGTCGATTGGCACGCTCGTCTACCTGAGCGTTGCAGTGGCGGGTTCGGCTGTGGCGCTCCTGTGCCGCAAGTACGAGCCAGGCGCCCCCGAAAGCGGTCCGGTCATGGCGCACGCGCTGACGGGCGGCGAGCTCGGCCGCGTGCCACATGCGATGATCGGCGCGATTGCACTGTCAGCGCTCGCCTATCTCGCATGGCGTTATCCGCTGGACGGTTTTCCACAGGCGATGACGACAGCACTCGTCGTCCTGATGGTTCCTGTCGACGCACAGGGAACATGGTCGCCGTACCGCGTCGTGCAGAGGATGTGTCACCGGCTTCTCGGCTGCGCATTGGGCTGCGTGGTGGTACTCGCCGTATTGCCGCTCACGACAGGAAGTCTCACGTACAGTCTGATTGCCGTATGTGTCCTCGTGTGGCTTGCTTGCTATGTCCGCTTTGGGCATTCCGACGCTAGCTATCTCGGCACCCAATTCGGAGCAGTCGTCATCTTGACGTTCGTTCACGACAGTGTCTGGTTGAGCGACAGTGTCACCGTTGCATACCATCGGCTGGTGGGAATCGTGGCTGGTAACGTGGCGCTCGCGCTAGTGCTTCTGCTGGTGACGGTGGGGTCGACTCTCCACTTCGGGCGCCGCGCCCAGTAGCCAGGATTGCCGACCGCCAAGGCCCCGTTTAGTGATGTCGGACCCAGTGGATGCTGTGCGGTGCTGTTGAACGTCTGCTTCGCGCCCCTTACCGCGCGTTCGTGGGTTACACCTGAACATGCGCCACGGGTGGTTTTGAGTCGGCCCGGCATCCGCGACGTGCGTGCGGCGAACACCTCACCGCGCTGACAGCTGCAGCGGCCTACCGCGGAGTTCCCGAAACGGCAATCCCGGCAGCCTCATCAATCCGGTCTTCCAGTCTCACGAATTCCGTTTCCTCGCACTGCCCCCGACTTGCTCCCGCAGATCTTTGCTCGCATACTGTATATTCATACAGTATTTTGCAAGTCATGAAGCTCATCCGGATCGAACCGATTTTTACCGCCTGGCGCCACGCGGCGCGCGAGGCGCTGCGCGACGGCATCGCGCCTGAGTCGATCGAGTGGGTCGAATCCGACGCGGCTACCGCGCCGCACACCCCGCCGGCATCCGCATGTCGCGAAGCCGCGCAACCCACCACGCCCCCCGCCCCCACCGCAATCTCCCGCGATCTGCTGACGCAGCTGGAAACCGCCGCCTGCTTCCGCGCCGACGATCGCTGGGCGCTGCTCTACCGCATCCTGTGGCGCTGGACGCACGGCGAGCGCAGCGCCGTCGAGCCGCACGATCCCGACGGCGCGCTGCTTGCGCAACGCGTCGAGGCGGTCGAGCGGGAAACCGCCAAACTCGTGCTTGGCACACTGTTCAGACGGCGCGATCCGTCGATGGGTCCGCCGGAGTTCGTCGGCTGGTACGCGCCGTATCACGATCTGCTCGAACGCGCCGCCCCACGGTTCGTCAAGGGCATGGGCGATTCCACGTGGATGCTCGCCACGCCGCGGGGCGCCGCGTTCTGGAACGGCATGCTGTTGCGCATCGGCCAGACGGCCGCGGAAGAACGTATCGAGGCCGAGCACGCTTTGCCGGCGAGCACGATGATCGGCGAAGCCATCACGAGCGAGCCAATCGAGGCGCTGTGGCTCGCCTGGTATGCGAGCGCCGTCAACGCGCAATCCATACCGGTGCCGCTGCGTTACTGGCGTATGCCCCCCGCCGGGCCGCCGCTGCCCGCGCAGCTTGCCCGCGAGCGCACGCGCGTCGGTGCGCGACACGCCGCCGTCAGCGTGCCGGACGCGCCACCCGCCGACACTTCCCCGCTCACGCCGCCGTTGAGCGAGCCGGACGGCCCACTCGCCACCTGCCGGCGCTGCGGACTGTGGCGCAACGCGAAACAGGCCGTCGCGGGTGTCGGGCCGGCTGATGCGGCGATCATGTTGCTCGGCGAGCAGCCCGGCGAATACGAGAACCAGCACGGCGAACCGTTTGGCGGCGCGGTCGGTGAATTGCTCGATAGCCTGCTCGCACGCGCCGGTCTCGAGCGCGCGGCGTTGTATCTGACCTATGCGGTCAAGCATTACAAATGGGACCTACCGCTTCAGCCGCAGCCCGATCAGCCGCGTCGCTCCCCGCAGCACGTGAGCGGGCAGCGCGTCCATCGCACGCCGGAGCGCAGCGAAGTCGAGGCTTGTGCGTACTGGCTGGACGAAGAGCTGAGCCGGGTCGCGCCGCGCGTCGTCGTCACGCTCGGGCCGGCCGCGCTGAAAGCGTTGACCGGAGCGCACGTCAATCTGTCGGAATACCTCGGACTCACGATCGCGCATCG
This region includes:
- a CDS encoding FUSC family protein, with product MRDTLSLAVRDTFGALKAELSWRTLRARFRSCAEAILATVLAICVSRYLSLTEIWWAAICAFSLTGLTLKVALDLGVQQIAGTFGGTIIGLMLSPVASSSATVFVLSMAGLSAAGLYLATKRSMGYMWILSTALAIFVVTTAHANPNVELHGVASSLWLNASIGTLVYLSVAVAGSAVALLCRKYEPGAPESGPVMAHALTGGELGRVPHAMIGAIALSALAYLAWRYPLDGFPQAMTTALVVLMVPVDAQGTWSPYRVVQRMCHRLLGCALGCVVVLAVLPLTTGSLTYSLIAVCVLVWLACYVRFGHSDASYLGTQFGAVVILTFVHDSVWLSDSVTVAYHRLVGIVAGNVALALVLLLVTVGSTLHFGRRAQ
- a CDS encoding DUF4130 domain-containing protein encodes the protein MKLIRIEPIFTAWRHAAREALRDGIAPESIEWVESDAATAPHTPPASACREAAQPTTPPAPTAISRDLLTQLETAACFRADDRWALLYRILWRWTHGERSAVEPHDPDGALLAQRVEAVERETAKLVLGTLFRRRDPSMGPPEFVGWYAPYHDLLERAAPRFVKGMGDSTWMLATPRGAAFWNGMLLRIGQTAAEERIEAEHALPASTMIGEAITSEPIEALWLAWYASAVNAQSIPVPLRYWRMPPAGPPLPAQLARERTRVGARHAAVSVPDAPPADTSPLTPPLSEPDGPLATCRRCGLWRNAKQAVAGVGPADAAIMLLGEQPGEYENQHGEPFGGAVGELLDSLLARAGLERAALYLTYAVKHYKWDLPLQPQPDQPRRSPQHVSGQRVHRTPERSEVEACAYWLDEELSRVAPRVVVTLGPAALKALTGAHVNLSEYLGLTIAHRGRLIVPTWHPSYALRTADARLRDDIVANIVTAFKRAAALAADDTQAANEISHAN